ACATAAAGATAACCGGCCGTTGCGCCTGCCAATAATATCAGGGATAGGGCAATCCATAATAAAACTTTCTTCATTATCAGGCGTTTGGATAATTGTTGATGTCAGTATTATAGAAATGGACAAGGCCTTACCCTTCGGGCAGTGGGCCAGGACAGGTACTAATATAAGCTATTTTTCTCACAAGTCGGCCATACTGTTACGGATGATGCAGTGCTCATTTGAGGTGACTTCATTTAAATTACCTGAAGAGCATAAATGATTATTTTTCCAGGGCAAACCCGTTTACTTTTCCTTTGTCTACCGCCGGTACACCTTTTGTCATCCATTCAGGTGCAGGAGCACCTTTCAGATAGTGATCAAAAAATTGCATCATTCGTTTGTCAAGGTCCATCATGTTGGCACGTCGGGCAAGGTTGTGTTCATCGCCGTTGTAATTGAGCAGCCATGCCGGTTTTTCAAGTCGGCGTAAGGCTGTAAAAAGTTCGATTCCCTGATACCAGGGAACAGCCCCGTCACCATCGTTTGACATAATCAAAAGCGGAGTTTCAACCTTATCGGCTTTGAAAAGCGGCGAGTTTTCAAGATATAAATCAGGGCGTTCCCAGAGAGTGGCGCCAATGCGACTTTGGCCTTCTTCATATTGAAACTGTCTGACCATGCCTGAACCCCATCTGATTCCTCCGTAAGCACTTGTCATATTGCTTACCGGAGCGCCAGCCATAGCAGCCTTGAATAAATTGGTACGCGTTACCATCCAGGCAGTCTGGTATCCGCCCCAACTCTGTCCCTGAATGCCCATGTGCTGCTGATCAACAAAACCTTTGGCTATCATGGCTTCTGTTCCGCTGATAATGGCATCATAGGCGCTTTGTCCGGGATATCCATCGCGGTAAGCGATATCAGGAATAAAAACAAGATAGCCATTGCTGCTGCAATAGGTGGGGCTGATGATACTGCGCGAAGGTTTGGGCACATAGTGCTGATGAAGCTGGTCGGCATATCTTTCATAAAAGTAAACCAGCATCGGATATTTTTTCTGAGCATCAAAGTTGGCAGGTTTGTAAAGCAGGCCTTCGGCACGTTTTCCATCTGGCATAAGCCAGTTTACCAGTTCAACACTTCCCCAAAGGTAGTTTTTCTGCTGAGGATTAGCGTCTGATATTTTAACTGATGATTGCAGGCTCAGACTGCTGCGCCATAAATTGGGATATTCACTAAAATTCCCCCGTGTATAAATGATGGTGTCGCAGTTTTTTGCTTTTTGAGGCGAAGTGTATTTATACGGGCCTTCTGCCAGGCGGATTGGTTTGCCGGTTTGATGATTGCTGATAAGATAGAATCCTGCGTTTTTGTTTGTTTTATTGAAAGATGACAGAAAAATATCGCCATTGGCAAGACCAACAGGCTCCAAATCCGGCTCAAGGTTAATATATCTAAAAATGGTGTTTTGCTTCCGTCCTTCCTGCATTGTAAGAGATACGGCAGGCTTTTTCCCTTCCGGGTCTAAAGCCCATAAATCAAATTTGTCGTAAACAACAAACTGACGGTCGTTGCTGGTCCATCCTGCGTAGCCTTCGGGGCCGGGCACTGACGGTACATCATGCATAGCATCATAAAAAGCAATGCTATCGCCTGCTGTATGTTTGACAGGCCGGCGGTTTTTCAGATTCATGGTGTACCACAGGCTGTCATTTTTGTTGTACCATGCCAGATATTTTTGCGACGTGCTTAAACTTACAGGGCCATCATGTTTCTGAAGCAACAACTCCCGGTTTCCTGTTTCTGTGTCTATCAGATAAACATCTCGGTAGTTTGCATCTTTCCATGAGGATTCAATTTGGTAGCTTTCTTCATGAAAACCAAGTAAATACCGTCCGTTACCTTTGTAACCGGTACTTGTCTTTTTAATTAAATCATCGGCCAGCTGTAATGTTTTGCCTGTTTTAGGGTGAAAAACAGCAAGATATGTGCGTTTTTTTTCATTTTCGAGCTGTTTAAGTTGCTGAGGTTGAAGCAGCGGGTCCTGCCAGTTCCAAATGTCAACTTTGGCCTTTTCATCATCGGTCAGGGTATCTTTCGGCTCGGGTCGTGGGGTGGGAGCAGCGCCGAAATAGAGACTGCTGCCATCCTGCGAAAAATAAACTTTACCGTTTTCGCCGGGGCAGTATCCCTGGTGTAAATCAGGCGAATTGGTATCAGCCACTGTTAACAGCCTTTGCTGATGGTAATAATTCAGCTTGTAGCGTTTAGCCGTGATGGTATCGCTGCTGTATAAAAAAGCCAGTTGAGCACCGGCGGTGTCAAAAGCAAGGTTGCGGATATAGCCCGGGTTGTCGAATATTTTTTCCTCTTTTTGCGTTTGTGTGTTAAAAATATAAATGGCTGACCTGGCAACAGAGTCATTGTTATAGGATGCAAAAGCCAGAGCCCGGCCATTGTCGCTTAAAATGAAAGAAGTTACTTTGTCCCACGAGTAAATCAAACTATCGGTTGGGTAAACCAGCTTGAGTGTGTAGGTTTCGGTTTTATCTTTCTTTTTGGTTTTATCTATTGGTTTTTTGTCTGATTTTAATGATTTGTTTTCAGTTATACTTACAGTTGAATCAGCCGTTAAAGTGTCCTTCACCACAGTTGGCCTGGGGGTTTCAATCAAAGCTGCCATGCAGTTGCCTGAAAAATCAGGCAAACTGAAAGACTTAAGCCCTGCAAAGCGGAATAATTTGTTGTTAAAAGCCATGATTCCCAATGAATCCTTGGGTAGCTCATCTTTCTTTTTGCCGTCAAGCTTAGCTTTTCTTACAACCTGATAAGGCGGTTTGATTCTGAAGGCTATAAAGCTGTTGTCGGCCGAGAAAACTGATTCAGTGCCCCTGTAAATGGTATCGGTTGTTTGATTTGCATTGTTAAACAGAATTAGTTTACCATCGCCAAGCTGCGGATTTAATTCAAAACTAACCCATTGGCCATCGCTGCTGATTTGAGACCCCTGCAAGTTATTCCAGCTGTCATACGCTTCCTGATGAAGAGGAATTTGTGACTGGGCGTCAGCTTTCAATGTTAATAAATTGTAAATTATGCAGAGGGTTATAAGCGGAAAAAAACAGGTTTTCATGAGCGTTGGTTTTGTAGTTGCGTTAAATCGGTCAGGTAAACATCAAAAAAAAATATCATGACAACCGACCGGAAAAAAAGGTTGACTTCAGCCGGATTTTATAATTCAGAACCACCGGTATTACCTGAAGTTGTGCAGCTTGTTTAGGTATTTGTTTTGTTATAGATTTAATAATCAATGTGTTAAAATACATTAAATGAATGTCGAAAAATAAAGGGAAAGAAATCCTTATACAAGCTACGGCACGAAAATAAAACAAACAGGAATCATTTCAAGTATTTGTGGTCAAATTTTCAGGAAAAAAATAAAGGAAACTGTTTTTTTAAACAACCCGCAAACAAACGTCACGCAGACTTGTTTGATGCTTGAAACTGACCTTAAAAGATTTTTAAGCGATTTGTATCAGGTTAAGCTCATTTCCTAAAACAGATATATTGATGTATATTTGCATCTTCAAAAAAAGAGCAATCAAATTGCCAAAGTTGCTGATATGAGTTATATAAATTTTGATAAAAATCAACTGGTTAATCTTGAGTATAGTTTACCCAAGGAACTATTGAGAACCAGTCGCGAAGGTGCGTATGCCAGCAGCACAATCATCAATTGTAACACCCGGAAATACCATGGATTGCTTGTTGTTCCTCAACCGGCCATTGATGGTGGAAACCATGTATTGTTATCGGCATTTGATGAAACGCTGATTCAACACAATGCTGAGTTTAATCTGGGAATACGTAAATATCAGGGTGAAAATTTTTCGCCCAAGGGGCATAAATATCTGAAAGATTTCACCACCGAACCTATTCCCAAACTTACATATGGGGTTGGAGGTATTGAATTTACCAAAGAGATGCTGTTTTCTCATAAAGACGGGCGCATGATTATCAGGTATACCCTGGTTGATGCACATTCTCCCACAATTATCAGATTCAGGCCATTTCTGGCATACAGAAACATTCATGCCACCAGTAAAGCCAATTATGATGTTGATACAAGTTACGAGGCTATCAACCATGGAATAAAGCTCAGAATGTACAGAGGGTATTCCTTCTTACATATGCAGTTTTCTAAAGAACCTGACTATGTGCATGTGCCTGATTGGTACTACAATGTTGAATACATAAAGGAGAAATCGCGGGGATATGACTTTTTGGAGGATTTATATACACCGGGTTATTTTGAAATGCCCATTGCCAAAGGCGAGAGTATCTATTTTTCTGTTGGAATTGAACCTGTAAACCCTGCATCATTAAAGAAACTTTACAATAGTGAGATAGATCGCCGCGTTCCCCGCAACAGTTTTGAGCATTGCCTTTTGAATGCTGCCCAGCAATTTGTGGTTAAGCGTGGTAAAAAGGTTGAAATTATTGCAGGCTATCCGTGGTTTGGCCGTTGGGGACGCGATACATTTATTGCATTGCCGGGCCTGGCACTGGTTGCCGGCGAATTTAAAGTTGCAAAAGCAGCCATTGACAATATTATTCAGGAAATGCGGGGGCCGCTTTTCCCCAATATGGGTATTGGAGAGTATGCCCAGTATAATGCCGCCGATGCACCCCTTTGGTTCTTCTGGACACTGCAGCAGTATGGTATTTATACAAAAACCACACGCAAAATCTGGAAAGAATATGGCAAGAAACTTAAAACTATTCTGGAAGGTTACCGTGCCGGAACAGCCTATAATATTAAAATGCACGACAATAGTCTGATTTATGCAGGTGAAAACGGGTATGCAGTTACCTGGATGGATGCTGTGGTGGAGGGTAAACCGGTCACTCCGCGTATTGGTTATGCAGTTGAAATCAATGCACTTTGGTATAATGCCATGATGTTTGCCATTGAACTTGCTACCGAAGCTGGTGACGATGAATTTGTGGATGAATGGAAAAATATTGCGGCAGTTTTTCCTCAGGCATTTGTCAATAATTTCTGGGACGACAAACGGGGCTATCTGGCTGATTATACCAATGGTGAATACAAAGACTTTTCAGTCAGACCCAATATGGTTTTTGCTACTTCACTGCCTTACAGCCCGCTGAATGAAGAAATGCGCAATAGCATTCTTGAACGGGTAAAATCAGAATTGCTTACCAAACGCGGACTTCGTTCGCTGGCGCCCAAAAATCCGCTTTACAAAGGCGTTTATACGGGAAATCAAACCCAACGCGATATGGCTTACCACCAGGGCGCAGTTTATCCATGGCTTCTCGGGCATTTTATAGAAGGTTACCTGACCATTCATGGCAAATCAGGGCTGGGGCTGGCTACCGAATTGTATCTGGGATTTAATGAAGTCATGATGGAACATGGTATTGGTACCATTTCTGAAGTTTACGACGGTGACCCGCCTCATAAACCCGGCGGAGCAATTTCACAGGCATGGAGTGTTGCCGAACTGCTCAGGATTAACTGGCTTATCAGGCAGTGCTCTGCCCGTTAGCATGTGATAAATTGGCTTTTTTTATTGTTGATTATAAACCTGAAAAAGAAAAATGAAAGTACTGATGTTTGGTTGGGAGTTTCCTCCTCATATTACCGGTGGACTGGGAACAGCTTGTTTTGGAATGACCAAAGGCCTGTTGAAAAACGGTGTGGAAGTGCTTTTTGTTGTTCCCAAAGCCTATGGTGATGAAAGCGAGGAAGCTGTAAGACTTATCAACGCCAGTGATGTAACCATCGATATCCGCAAATCTGAACATCAGGATTTCTGGAAAAATATTACCTATCTTGAAGTAAATTCAAGCCTGGTGCCCTATGTTGGCCCTGAAGCATTTGACAACCTGGTGGAAACTGGTGAAGCTTACTTTTCGTGGTCTGAAGAATCTATTTTTAATGCACGATACACCTTCTCAGGAAAGTATGGTGCCAATCTGCTTGAGGAAGTCTCGCGTTATGCCCTGGTTGGGGCGCAAATAGCTTCTGAATCGCAGTTCGATCTGATTCATGCACACGATTGGCTCACATACCCCGCCGGAGTAGCTGCTAAAAAAGCCAGCGGTAAACCGCTTGTTGTGCACATGCATGCCACTGAATTCGATCGCTCCGGAGAAAATGTGAACCAACAGGTGTATGATATTGAACGTGCCGGTATGGAAGCTGCCGACAGAGTGATAACAGTGAGCAATCTTACCCGCAATATCGTGATTGAGCGCTACGGGATAGACCCTGATAAGGTAATAACCGTGCACAATGCGGTGGAACCAACCGAACATGCCGATATCAGGCAAATAGAAAAGCATGTTCCCGAAAAAATTGTCACTTTCCTGGGACGCGTTACTTTTCAAAAAGGGCCTGAATACTTTATTGAAGCCGCTTACAAGGTGCTTCAGCGCGATCCCAACGTCAGATTTGTAATGGCTGGAACAGGCGACCTGCTCGAAAAAATGATACGCCGGGTTGCTCAACTTCGCATTGCCACCAAATTCCATTTTACAGGCTTCTTGCGTGGCGAAAATGTTGACCGCATGTTTGCCATGAGTGATGTTTATGTAATGCCTTCAGTGTCAGAGCCGTTCGGTATTTCACCTCTTGAAGCCATGCGCTCCAATGTACCGGTAGTTATTTCCAAACAATCGGGCGTGGCAGAAGTCTTACAACATGCTTTAAAGGTCGATTTCTGGGATATTGATGCAATGGCTGATGCCATTTATGCACTGCTTCAATACAGAAGCCTCTCTTCTGTCTTCTCCAAATATGGTGCCCAGGAAGTTGATAATTTGAAGTGGGAGAATGCCTCCAAGCATATCAAAGATGTTTATGAACAGGTTTACAGGTAATTAATTGGTTAAATAGAAAAATACTTCGGATTATGAGATCAATTTGTTTTTATTTTCAGGTGCATCAACCTTTTCGTCTGAGGACATACAGGTTTTTCGATATAGGTGAAAACCACCGCTATTTCGACGATTACCAGAACAGATCTATCATCAGGCGGGTGTCAGAACGCTCATATATCCCGATGAATAACCTTTTGCTCAGCCTTATTAAAGAATATGGAGCTGCATTTAAAGTCAGTTTCTCCATTTCGGGTATTGCTATTGACCAAATGGAAATGTATGCTCCGGAAGCTCTTGAAAGCTTTAAAAAATTGGCAGCTACCGGCAATGTTGAGTTTCTGGCCGAAACATACGCTCATTCTATGGCTGCTTTGAAAAATCCCGATGAATTCAGATTTCAGGTGAAGAAACATGCCGATCGGATTGAATCGGTTTTTGGCGTTAAACCTACAGCTTTCAGAAATACCGAGTTGATTTATTCCGATCAGATAGGAGCTATGGTGCATGACCTGGGCTTTAATGTATTGCTTACCGAAGGCGCCAAACACATATTGGGATGGAAAAGCCCCAACTTCTTGTATTGCAATGCCATCAATCCTAAACTGAAACTTTTGCTGCGCAATTACCAGCTGAGTGATGACATTGGCTTCAGGTTCTCTAATCAAAACTGGATTGAATGGCCGCTTTCTGCTGAAAAATTTGCCGGCTGGCTCAAAGCCTATGATAAAAATCAACAGGTGGTCAATATTTTTCTTGATTACGAAACTTTTGGTGAGCACCAATGGGCCGAAACCGGTATTTTCGACTTTATGAAAGCTCTGCCACGACAGATATTTGCAACCACAGATTTTACTTTTTCAACTCCAACTGAAATTGCTAACCGATTGCAGCCTGTTTCAGCAGTAAATGTGCCACATGCCATTTCATGGGCCGATGAAGAGCGCGATTTAACTGCATGGCTGGGTAACGAAATGCAGGATGAAGCCTTCGATAGCCTGTATCATTTGGCTGATAAAGTCAATAAGTCTGATAATAAAGATATTCAGAAAGATTGGCTGTACCTGCAATCCTCCGACCATTTTTACTATATGTGTACAAAATGGTTTTCAGATGGTGCTGTTCATAATTATTTTAATCCTTACAGCACTCCCTATGAGGCGTTTATTAATTATATGAACGTGCTTTCCGATTTTATTGGCCGGGTTGAGAACAACCAGGAGAAGAAAACGCAACCTGTAGCTGAACTCAATATTCCGGATCCTTCAAAACTTACCAGGAAAATTCAGGAAGTAACCCCTCAACCGGATGATGCCGATGAAAATGAAACCGGTAACTTTGAAGTCTTATTCAGCCTGTCGAAAAAAGAACTCAAACATGCTCTCGGGCAGATAGATATGAAAAACCTGGCTTATGCTCTTTTTAACAGGGCAGAAGAAGAGGTTGAACAACTCCGCAAAAACCTTCCGGTTGCCTACCGAAACGAACTTGCAAAAGCTTTGCAGGCACTGAAAAAACCACGGAAGTCGGTTATTGACGCTCATCAGAAAAAGATTTCAGAGTTGCTTCAGACTTTGTTTAAACATTGATTATCATGATGCTAAGTCAATTTTGACTTTTGAATTCATTCACCACCAGACTAAAGGGTAAAAAATCAAGAACACTTGTTCTCAAGTGTTTCTATTGTTCAATTTTACAATAAATGAAATGACTGAAAATAAAATAATTAAGCCTGACTATATATTTGAAACCAGCTGGGAAATCTGCAATAAAGTCGGCGGAATCTATACGGTGGTTTCTACAAAGGCTCCGGGAGTTCAAAAGGAATTTGAAGACAACTATATACTGATTGGTCCTGATGTCTGGAAAGAAACCAATCAGAATCCTGATTTCAAGGAAGATAAGTTTATTTACAGATCGTGGCGCGAGCATGCTGAAACAAACGGACTCCATATCAGAATCGGAAGATGGAATATTGAAAGTAGTCCGATTGTTGTTCTGGTTGATTTTACTCCGTACATTCAGATTAAAGATAAAATCTTTACTGATTTTTGGGAAAAATTTAAACTGGATTCTATTTCCGGACAATGGGATTATGTTGAACCTGTGTTATTTGGATATGCTGCCGGTAAAGTAATCGAAAGCTTTTATGAGTTTAATCTCACGGCTCACGATAGGATAATTGCTCATTTTCACGAATGGATGACCGGGGCAGGTGTATTGTATCTGCGCGAATATGTGCCACAGGTTGGCTGTGTGTTCACAACCCACGCAACTGCGCTGGGAAGAGCTATTGCAGGTAATCACCTTCCGTTGTATGGCGATATGGCCGGTTATATTCCTGATATGACAGCCCGCCGGTTTGAGATTGTGTCAAAATTCTCGCTCGAAAGGGCTGCTGCTCAGAGCTGCGATGCTTTTACAACCGTTAGTGAAATTACTGCAAAGGAATGCAGCCACTTTCTTGGACGACAAGTTGACTTGATTACCCCGAATGGATTTGACGATAGTTTTGTGCCTCCCGCCGCTGAATTTGACAACCGCCGGTTGATGGCCAAAAATAAAATAATGCAGGTAGCCAGGGCCTTATTCAATTCTGACCTTCCGGAAGATACTATTCTTACCATCAACAGTGGCAGGTATGAGTTTCGTAACAAAGGGATTGACCTTTATATTGATGCATTGGCGCGTTTAAATCAGAATAAGGACCTTGACAGAAACATCATTGGTTTTATTGCAGTACCTGCTAACCATTCGGGCCCTTCTCAGGCGCTTGCAGCCCGGTTAAATGAGCCTGACTTTAGCCAGCCTACCGATGGCCAGTATCTGACCCATGGGCTGCATTACCCTGAGTACGACCAGGTTCTAAACAAAGCACATGCCGCTGGCCTGATGAATAGGCCTGATGATAAGGTGAAACTGGTTTTTATACCATCTTATCTCAACGGCCAGGATGGAATTTTTAATTTTTCGTATTACGAACTGCTTATTGGTTTTGACCTTTCTGTTTTTCCATCTTATTATGAACCATGGGGTTACACCCCCCTCGAGAGTCTTGCTTTTCATATTCCAACTATTACTACCAACCTGGCAGGCTTCGGATTGTGGATTAAAGAAAAGGTTGAAAAATATGAGCCCGGTGCATGGGTGATCGACAGAGATGATAAAAATCAGGCTCAGGTTGTTGAGAAAATTGCTGAAATTATTCAGATGTATGCAGGATTTGATGCCAAAAAGATTGAAGCAGCCCGAACCCTGGCTTTTGAAATTTCAAGAAGTGCCTTGTGGGATGAACTTTCAATCAATTATGGTGTAGCATACAGCATTGCGCTTAATAAGGTAGCAGGCCGTGAAGAACTTTTCCGTGACAAAAGGACCCCTGATGTACTCATGGCTTTTCAGCCTAAAAGATACCAGGCCCCGGTGTGGCATAAAGTGCTCATTAAGCCGGGTATTCCCGACAGGTTTACAGGATTGAAACGCTTATCGCGTAACTTATGGTGGACATGGAACCCTGAAACGGTAGAACTTTTCAGAATGATTGATCCGATTCAGTGGGAAGCACTGAATCATAACCCCATGTCGCTGCTCGAGTCGCTCACTGTAAAGCAAATGATGCAACTGGAGCGTAATGAAGCTTTTATTGCTAAGCTTGATAAAGTTTATGGCGAGTTTGAGGCCTATATGAAAAAAGCCTCTGAAAAACCAAAACATCAGATTGCCTATTTCAGCATGGAATATGGTTTGCACGATACTGTTCAGATTTTTTCAGGTGGCTTGGGAATTCTTGCCGGCGATTACCTGAAGCAGGCCAGCGATTCAAATGCAAATATGATAGGAGTGGGGTTACTCTACCGGTATGGCTATTTCCGCCAGCACCTCTCCATGTTCGGCGATCAGGTGGCCAGCTATAATCCTCAGAAATTTACCCATATGCCCCTAAAGCCGGTTCGCAATAGTAATGGCGAATGGGTCATGATCTCTATTGTTTTGCCCGGACGAAATCTGTATGCTAAAGTATGGAAACTCGATGTGGGACGTATTCCGCTTTATTTGCTTGATGCTGATATTGAAGAAAACAGCGAGGCCGACCGTTTTATTACCCATCAGCTTTATGGAGGAGATTGGGATAACAGGTTTAAACAGGAATTGTTGCTTGGCGTGGGTGGTATCCGCATGCTTAATGCCATTGGCATGAAACCACAGGTGTATCATTGCAATGAAGGGCATGCTGCTTTTATTGGAATTGAACGTTTGCGATTGCTTGTTCAGGAAAAGAACTTTCCATTTGATCAGGCCCTGGAAATTGTAAGGGCTACCCAGCTGTTTACAACACACACTCCAGTTCCGGCCGGACACGATGCGTTTTCTGAGGATGTGCTCAGGGCTTATATTCCTCATTATGCCGATAGATTGAATATTTCGTGGAATACGTTTATGAATCTGGGAAGATTTGTTGAAGACAAGCAGGATGAAAAATTTTCGATGAGCGTGCTTGCGGCCCGTCTGTCTCAGGAAATGAATGGAGTGAGCCGCATTCACGGACGCGTAAGCCGCGAAATGTTCCAGGGAATGTTTGAAGGATATTTCGCTGACGAACTGTATATCAGCCATGTAACCAACGGAGTTCACCTCCCCACCTGGGCTTCTCCTAAATGGCAGGCGCTGTACAAAAGAGTTTTTGGTGACGATTATATTGCGAACCAAACAAACAAAAATATCTGGGAAAAAATTTATGAAGTTCCCGATGAAGAGATTTGGGAACTCAGACAGCAACATCGCAAGGATCTGATTGATTTTCTGAAAATCAGACTTGGAGATGATTTGAAACGTCGTCAGGAAAATCCAAAGTTTATCCTGAGAACGCTTGATACATTAAATGATAAGGTTTTAACCATCGGATTTGCACGCAGGTTTGCGACTTATAAAAGAGCTCATCTGCTGTTTACCAATCTCGATCGTTTGTCTCAACTGGTCAATAATGCCAAACAACCGGTTCAGTTTGTTTTTGCTGGCAAAGCTCATCCGGCCGACAAAGCCGGACA
This Lentimicrobiaceae bacterium DNA region includes the following protein-coding sequences:
- the glgP gene encoding alpha-glucan family phosphorylase, yielding MTENKIIKPDYIFETSWEICNKVGGIYTVVSTKAPGVQKEFEDNYILIGPDVWKETNQNPDFKEDKFIYRSWREHAETNGLHIRIGRWNIESSPIVVLVDFTPYIQIKDKIFTDFWEKFKLDSISGQWDYVEPVLFGYAAGKVIESFYEFNLTAHDRIIAHFHEWMTGAGVLYLREYVPQVGCVFTTHATALGRAIAGNHLPLYGDMAGYIPDMTARRFEIVSKFSLERAAAQSCDAFTTVSEITAKECSHFLGRQVDLITPNGFDDSFVPPAAEFDNRRLMAKNKIMQVARALFNSDLPEDTILTINSGRYEFRNKGIDLYIDALARLNQNKDLDRNIIGFIAVPANHSGPSQALAARLNEPDFSQPTDGQYLTHGLHYPEYDQVLNKAHAAGLMNRPDDKVKLVFIPSYLNGQDGIFNFSYYELLIGFDLSVFPSYYEPWGYTPLESLAFHIPTITTNLAGFGLWIKEKVEKYEPGAWVIDRDDKNQAQVVEKIAEIIQMYAGFDAKKIEAARTLAFEISRSALWDELSINYGVAYSIALNKVAGREELFRDKRTPDVLMAFQPKRYQAPVWHKVLIKPGIPDRFTGLKRLSRNLWWTWNPETVELFRMIDPIQWEALNHNPMSLLESLTVKQMMQLERNEAFIAKLDKVYGEFEAYMKKASEKPKHQIAYFSMEYGLHDTVQIFSGGLGILAGDYLKQASDSNANMIGVGLLYRYGYFRQHLSMFGDQVASYNPQKFTHMPLKPVRNSNGEWVMISIVLPGRNLYAKVWKLDVGRIPLYLLDADIEENSEADRFITHQLYGGDWDNRFKQELLLGVGGIRMLNAIGMKPQVYHCNEGHAAFIGIERLRLLVQEKNFPFDQALEIVRATQLFTTHTPVPAGHDAFSEDVLRAYIPHYADRLNISWNTFMNLGRFVEDKQDEKFSMSVLAARLSQEMNGVSRIHGRVSREMFQGMFEGYFADELYISHVTNGVHLPTWASPKWQALYKRVFGDDYIANQTNKNIWEKIYEVPDEEIWELRQQHRKDLIDFLKIRLGDDLKRRQENPKFILRTLDTLNDKVLTIGFARRFATYKRAHLLFTNLDRLSQLVNNAKQPVQFVFAGKAHPADKAGQDLIKRVLEVSKMPQFSGKIIFIENYDMTLGAKLVQGVDVWLNTPTRPLEASGTSGEKAVMNGVVNFSVLDGWWAEGYKPDAGWALQEERTYDNQQFQDELDSENIYNIFVEEIVPNFYNRNEKGIPEKWVASIKKTIAGIAPEFTMKRMIDDYYKQFYNKLIGRSSMMFAKDYENIRLLSSWKRKVNRGWDSIEVVSVNVPDSSKKPLRLGQNFVAEVVLNVNELSAHNVGLEILFGQKDNDEVKKLTFVEEMAVIGVNGNIVTFFIEIPTLQAGVFDFAFRLFPKHPLLPHRQDFNLIRWISQVE